In Pseudomonas saponiphila, the genomic stretch GGCCCTGGTCCGCCAGCATCTCGAGGCCCTGCCGGCCGGCAGGGTCGCGGATCTGCCGGACATGGCGCGTCTGGCTCGGACCAGTGTGCGCACCTTGAAACGGCGTCTGCAGGAAGAGGGCACCAGCTATCGCCAGGTGCTGGCCGAACAGCGTGGTGCCCGGGCCCTTGAGCTGTTGGGCAATCGCGCCTTGAGTCTGACCCGGATCGCCGAAGAGTTGGGCTTCAGCGATCTGTCGAGTTTTTCCCAGAGCTTCAAGCGCTGGTTCGGCGTCGCCCCCAGCGCCTATCGCCGGGGACCTCCGGGATAAAGGCCCCGCTCCGGGCCGCAGTGGCTATAATCGCTGCTCGTTGTATTCCCGCCATCTGTGTCGAGACTGTCATGACTATTTCCCTGTACGCCGCTTCCGTTCCCGTCTTCAAGCAAATGCTCAATGCCCTGAGCGATGTTCTGCACAAGGCCGAAGCTCACGCCACGGCGAAGAACATCGAGCCCAATGCCCTGCTTCAGGCGCGCCTGTACCCGGACATGTTCCCGCTGGTGCGTCAGGTGCAGATCGCCGTGGACTTCGCCAAGGGCGTGTCGGCCCGCCTGGCCGAGGTCGAGCTGCCCAAGTACGACGACAGCGAAACCACCTTCGCCGACCTGCAGGCGCTGATTGCCAAGGTGCTGGCCTTCATCGACGGCATCCAGCCTTCGCAGATCGATGGCAAGGAAGGCATCGAGATCGTCACCCGTCCGGGCACCCCGAAAGAGAAACGCTTCAGTGGCCAGTCCTACCTGCTGACTTACGGCCTGCCGCAGTTCTTCTTCCACGTCACCACCACCTACGCGATCCTGCGGCACAACGGTGTGGAAGTGGGCAAGCGCGATTACATGGGCGCGTTCTAAAACACCAGGCGATAAAAAAGCCCGGCCAGGTTGACCCTGGCCGGGCTTTTTAGTGGGCGTTGGATCAGGCGGTGGCTTGCGCCTTGTCTTCCTGGGCCATGCACGCCGCGGCGGTGAAGAGTACG encodes the following:
- a CDS encoding DUF1993 domain-containing protein; protein product: MTISLYAASVPVFKQMLNALSDVLHKAEAHATAKNIEPNALLQARLYPDMFPLVRQVQIAVDFAKGVSARLAEVELPKYDDSETTFADLQALIAKVLAFIDGIQPSQIDGKEGIEIVTRPGTPKEKRFSGQSYLLTYGLPQFFFHVTTTYAILRHNGVEVGKRDYMGAF